A region of the Microbacterium sp. SL75 genome:
GACCCGGGCGATGCCTGGGTCGTCGCGCCCACGGGCGAGAAGTACTGGGGTCGTTTCGGCGCCGCGGGTCTGCTCGCCCTCGACCCCGAGCGCGGAGTGCTGCTGCAGCATCGCGTCTCGTGGAGCCACTTCGGCAACACGTGGGCCCTGCCGGGTGGCGCGCGGCACGAGGGCGAATCCGCTCGAGACGGCGCCCTGCGCGAATCGGGCGAAGAGGCGGGAGTGCCGGCGGATGCCGTGAGTGCGCGCTTCGAGAGCGTTCTCGACCTCGGCATCTGGTCGTATTCGACTCTCGTCGCCGATGTGACGACCCCGTTCGAGCCCGTGATCAGCGATCCCGAGAGCGTCGCCCTGAAGTGGGTCGCCGTCGACGACGTCGATTCCCTGCCGCTGCACCCCGGCTTCGCCGCCTCGTGGCCGGCCCTGCGCCAAGCGCTCACCGCGCGGCCGGCGATCGTCGTCGACGTGGCCAACGTCATGGGTTCGGTTCCCGACG
Encoded here:
- a CDS encoding NUDIX hydrolase, with the protein product MTIEPPAPGEPRRPHGPRDPGDAWVVAPTGEKYWGRFGAAGLLALDPERGVLLQHRVSWSHFGNTWALPGGARHEGESARDGALRESGEEAGVPADAVSARFESVLDLGIWSYSTLVADVTTPFEPVISDPESVALKWVAVDDVDSLPLHPGFAASWPALRQALTARPAIVVDVANVMGSVPDGWWKDRAGAATRLVTKLSRLAERGVDAEALGLSATRWFPVVTAVLEGQARSAEPVAPPVEVRHAPGEGDDEIVAVVREVAGACRPVVVVTSDRELSARVEELGASVRGARWLLDQLD